A genomic region of Tsukamurella pulmonis contains the following coding sequences:
- a CDS encoding acyl-CoA synthetase: MGTSLVSDLFAQGHALTRMLQRRVVDPARPDVALRALGYNRQYGPQAALVIKGAAESPDRTAIVDERGSLTYAQYEAQSNALARGLRASGLKSGDVIAVLARDHRGLLLIISAAARAGMRLAMMNTGFAKPQFAEVCEREKVQAVFHDSEFTDLLDALPEDMPRYLTWVDDADDVPEGAQTIDQLAAGRDAKRVPPPEKQGGFIILTSGTTGLPKGATRSKVPSLATAMLVDRIPFKRRGTVVIASPIFHSTGFAMWSAGMSVGCTTVTMRRFDPENTLKLIADNRADMLVAVPTMLTRMLSLPAETLAKYDTSCLKSVVVAGSAVSPELSEKFQDVFGDVLYNVYGSTEVAVATVATPRNLRTAPGTVGKPPVLTTVRLYDADDQLIEGVGKRGRVFVRAGAPFEGYSDGRTKQIIDGHLSSGDMGHWDEHGLLHIDGRDDDMIVSGGENVYPLEVENLLVTRDDVVEAAVIGVPDPEFGQRLRAFVVIEGGAPADDAVEDLTKDLKDFVRANLARFKVPRDVVFLDRLPRNPTGKMVKRELPKD, from the coding sequence ATGGGAACGAGCCTGGTCTCCGATCTGTTCGCACAGGGCCATGCCCTCACGCGCATGCTGCAGCGACGGGTCGTCGACCCCGCGCGCCCGGACGTGGCGCTGCGCGCCCTCGGCTACAACCGGCAGTACGGCCCGCAGGCCGCGCTGGTGATCAAGGGCGCTGCGGAGAGCCCGGATCGCACCGCCATCGTCGATGAGCGCGGCTCCCTGACCTACGCGCAGTACGAGGCCCAGTCGAACGCGCTGGCCCGCGGGCTGCGCGCGTCCGGCCTCAAGTCCGGCGACGTCATCGCCGTCCTCGCCCGCGATCATCGCGGCCTGCTGCTCATCATCAGCGCGGCGGCCCGCGCCGGCATGCGGCTGGCCATGATGAACACCGGCTTCGCCAAGCCCCAGTTCGCCGAGGTCTGCGAGCGCGAGAAGGTGCAGGCCGTCTTCCACGACAGCGAGTTCACCGACCTGCTGGACGCGCTGCCCGAGGACATGCCGCGCTACCTGACCTGGGTCGACGACGCCGACGACGTGCCCGAGGGCGCCCAGACCATCGACCAGCTCGCGGCCGGCCGCGACGCCAAGCGCGTGCCCCCGCCCGAGAAGCAGGGCGGCTTCATCATCCTGACCTCCGGGACCACCGGCCTGCCCAAGGGCGCCACCCGCAGCAAGGTGCCCTCGCTGGCGACCGCGATGCTCGTCGACCGCATCCCGTTCAAGCGGCGCGGCACCGTCGTCATCGCCTCGCCGATCTTCCACTCCACCGGCTTCGCGATGTGGTCGGCGGGGATGTCGGTGGGCTGTACCACCGTGACCATGCGCCGGTTCGATCCCGAGAACACGCTCAAACTGATCGCCGACAACCGCGCCGACATGCTGGTCGCGGTGCCCACGATGCTCACCCGCATGCTGAGCCTGCCGGCGGAGACCCTCGCGAAGTACGACACCAGCTGCCTCAAGTCCGTCGTGGTGGCCGGGTCCGCCGTCTCCCCCGAGCTGTCCGAGAAGTTCCAGGACGTCTTCGGCGACGTGCTCTACAACGTCTACGGCTCCACCGAGGTCGCCGTCGCCACCGTCGCGACGCCGCGCAACCTGCGCACCGCGCCGGGCACCGTGGGCAAGCCGCCGGTCCTGACGACGGTGCGCCTCTACGACGCCGACGACCAGCTGATCGAGGGCGTCGGCAAGCGCGGCCGCGTCTTCGTCCGCGCCGGCGCACCGTTCGAGGGATACAGCGACGGCCGCACCAAGCAGATCATCGACGGGCACCTCTCGTCGGGCGACATGGGGCACTGGGACGAGCACGGCCTGCTGCACATCGACGGCCGCGACGACGACATGATCGTCTCCGGCGGCGAGAACGTCTACCCGCTCGAGGTGGAGAACCTGCTGGTCACGCGCGACGACGTGGTGGAGGCCGCCGTGATCGGCGTGCCCGACCCGGAGTTCGGCCAGCGGCTGCGCGCGTTCGTGGTCATCGAGGGCGGCGCCCCGGCGGACGACGCCGTCGAGGACCTGACCAAGGACCTCAAGGACTTCGTCCGCGCCAACCTGGCGCGCTTCAAGGTCCCGCGCGACGTGGTCTTCCTCGACCGGCTGCCCCGCAACCCCACCGGCAAGATGGTCAAGCGCGAGCTGCCGAAGGACTGA
- a CDS encoding glycosyltransferase — MSETVVAVVVTHDRAELLATSLEVLSSQERPVDHLIVVDNAAQEQVRTLVEAQPVATTYLPSQFNLGGAGGFALGMLHALALGADWIWLADDDGRPEGPRVLATLLDAAERHGLAEVSPVVATIDDPETLAFPLRRGLVWRRKRSELIDPAAPSDDVLPGIASLFNGALFRKDTVAAVGVPDLRLFIRGDEVEIHRRLVRSGLPFGTCLTTAYLHPNGADEFRPILGGRMHTQYPDNETKRFFTYRNRGYLQSQPGMRKLIPQEWARFGWFFLVQRRDVAGFREWLRLRKLGRDERFTRP; from the coding sequence ATGAGTGAGACCGTCGTCGCCGTCGTGGTGACCCACGACCGCGCCGAGCTCCTGGCGACGTCGCTCGAGGTGCTCAGCTCGCAGGAGCGCCCCGTCGACCACCTGATCGTCGTGGACAACGCGGCGCAGGAGCAGGTCCGCACGCTCGTCGAGGCGCAGCCCGTCGCCACCACCTACCTGCCCTCGCAGTTCAACCTGGGCGGTGCCGGCGGCTTCGCGCTGGGCATGCTGCACGCGCTCGCCCTCGGCGCCGACTGGATCTGGCTGGCCGACGACGACGGGCGCCCCGAGGGCCCGCGGGTCCTCGCGACGCTGCTCGACGCCGCCGAGCGGCACGGGCTGGCCGAGGTCTCCCCCGTGGTCGCCACCATCGACGATCCCGAGACGCTGGCCTTCCCGCTGCGCCGCGGCCTGGTGTGGCGGCGCAAGCGCTCCGAGCTGATCGATCCGGCGGCACCGTCGGACGACGTGCTGCCGGGGATCGCCTCGCTGTTCAACGGCGCGCTGTTCCGCAAGGACACCGTCGCGGCGGTCGGGGTGCCGGACCTGCGGCTGTTCATCCGCGGCGACGAGGTGGAGATCCACCGCCGGCTGGTGCGCTCCGGCCTGCCCTTCGGCACCTGCCTGACCACTGCCTACCTGCACCCCAACGGCGCCGACGAGTTCCGGCCGATTCTGGGCGGGCGCATGCACACGCAGTACCCGGACAACGAGACCAAGCGCTTCTTCACCTACCGCAACCGCGGCTACCTGCAGTCGCAGCCGGGCATGCGCAAGCTGATCCCGCAGGAGTGGGCGCGGTTCGGCTGGTTCTTCCTGGTGCAGCGACGGGACGTCGCGGGCTTCCGGGAGTGGCTTCGGCTGCGCAAGCTGGGGCGCGACGAGCGGTTCACCCGGCCCTGA
- a CDS encoding ABC transporter ATP-binding protein produces the protein MSVSIRTQGACVDFPVFDAKSRSLKRAVMGSAGGKVMADDHAVVVEALRNITMNLDEGDRVGLVGHNGAGKSTLLRLLAGIYEPTRGTAVVKGRVAPVFDLGVGMDPEISGMENIIIRGLFLGQTRKSMQRKADEIAEFTELGDYLAMPLRTYSTGMRVRIALGVVTSINPEILLLDEGIGAVDAEFMRKARKRLAELVERSGILVFASHSNEFLAQLCDRAMWIDHGEIRQEGGIEEVVTAYEGEDAGAQVRKVLDMLEAEKNE, from the coding sequence ATGAGCGTTTCCATTCGGACGCAGGGCGCCTGTGTCGACTTCCCCGTCTTCGACGCCAAATCCCGCTCGCTCAAACGCGCCGTCATGGGCTCGGCGGGCGGCAAGGTGATGGCCGACGACCACGCCGTGGTCGTCGAGGCGCTGCGCAACATCACCATGAACCTCGACGAGGGCGACCGCGTCGGCCTCGTCGGCCACAACGGCGCCGGCAAGTCGACGCTGCTGCGGCTCCTCGCCGGGATCTACGAGCCGACCCGTGGCACCGCCGTCGTCAAGGGACGCGTCGCCCCGGTCTTCGACCTCGGCGTCGGCATGGACCCCGAGATCTCCGGCATGGAGAACATCATCATCCGCGGCCTGTTCCTGGGGCAGACGCGCAAGTCCATGCAGCGCAAGGCCGACGAGATCGCCGAGTTCACCGAGCTGGGCGACTACCTCGCGATGCCGCTGCGCACCTACTCCACCGGCATGCGCGTGCGCATCGCCCTCGGCGTGGTCACCTCGATCAATCCCGAGATCCTGCTGCTGGACGAGGGCATCGGCGCCGTCGACGCCGAGTTCATGCGCAAGGCCCGCAAGCGCCTGGCCGAGCTGGTCGAACGCTCCGGCATCCTCGTCTTCGCCTCGCACTCCAACGAGTTCCTCGCGCAGCTCTGCGACCGGGCCATGTGGATCGACCACGGCGAGATCCGCCAGGAGGGCGGCATCGAGGAGGTCGTGACCGCGTACGAGGGCGAGGACGCCGGCGCCCAGGTGCGCAAGGTGCTCGACATGCTCGAGGCCGAGAAGAATGAGTGA
- a CDS encoding ABC transporter permease: MPVDSPTASQPAPLVSDSRTFRRAIRDLVDGATVHRELWLELGWQDIKQRYRRSVIGPFWITIATGVTASALALLWSVLLGANVKELLPQLTVGFVLWAFIQSSIVDGAEVFIANEGLIKQLPAPLSVHVYRLVWRHMLFLAHNMIIVVIVLAIFPPKQWSWTQLSVIPAFGMLAVTGVWVSMCFGILATRYRDIAPLLTALTQLLFYITPVVWTLETVPGGNSERAQLVKLNPLYHYLEMVRGPLTGKPFDPQHWYVVIGCTIVGLALTLVLMKQFRSRVAYWV, from the coding sequence GTGCCCGTCGATAGCCCCACCGCCTCCCAACCGGCGCCCCTGGTCTCGGACTCGCGGACCTTCCGGCGCGCCATCCGCGACCTGGTCGACGGTGCCACCGTGCACCGCGAGCTGTGGCTGGAGTTGGGCTGGCAGGACATCAAGCAGCGCTACCGCCGGTCGGTGATCGGCCCCTTCTGGATCACCATCGCGACCGGTGTCACCGCCAGCGCGCTCGCGCTGCTGTGGTCGGTGCTGCTCGGCGCCAATGTGAAGGAGCTGCTGCCGCAGCTCACCGTCGGCTTCGTGCTCTGGGCGTTCATCCAGAGCTCGATCGTCGACGGTGCCGAGGTCTTCATCGCCAACGAGGGCCTGATCAAGCAGCTGCCCGCGCCGCTGTCGGTGCACGTCTACCGCCTGGTGTGGCGGCACATGCTCTTCCTGGCCCACAACATGATCATCGTGGTGATCGTGCTGGCGATCTTCCCGCCGAAGCAGTGGTCGTGGACGCAGCTCAGCGTGATCCCGGCCTTCGGCATGCTCGCCGTCACCGGCGTGTGGGTCTCGATGTGCTTCGGCATCCTCGCCACCCGCTACCGCGACATCGCGCCGCTGCTCACAGCCCTCACCCAGCTGCTCTTCTACATCACCCCGGTGGTGTGGACGCTGGAGACGGTGCCCGGCGGCAACAGCGAGCGCGCCCAGCTGGTCAAGCTGAACCCGCTCTACCACTACCTGGAGATGGTGCGCGGGCCGCTCACCGGCAAGCCCTTCGATCCCCAGCACTGGTACGTGGTGATCGGCTGCACCATCGTCGGCCTCGCGCTGACGCTGGTGCTCATGAAGCAGTTCCGTTCCCGAGTCGCGTATTGGGTGTGA
- a CDS encoding bacterial proteasome activator family protein, which yields MSDRNEVEIIPASADPGAAAASEETDAADELHSMVEQPAKVMRIGTMIKQLLEEVRAAPLDEASRARLKEIHRTSIKELEDGLSPDLQAELERLALPFTDESTPSDAELRIAQAQLVGWLEGLFHGIQTALFAQQMAARAQLEQMRQGALPPGMTPGPESQTGHGQYL from the coding sequence ATGAGTGATCGCAACGAGGTGGAGATCATCCCCGCGTCCGCCGACCCCGGCGCCGCTGCCGCGTCCGAGGAGACGGACGCCGCCGACGAGCTGCACAGCATGGTCGAGCAGCCCGCCAAGGTGATGCGGATCGGCACCATGATCAAACAGCTCCTCGAGGAGGTGCGGGCCGCGCCGCTCGACGAGGCCAGCCGCGCCCGGCTCAAGGAGATCCACCGCACGTCGATCAAGGAGCTCGAGGACGGGCTCTCCCCCGACCTGCAGGCCGAACTCGAGCGCCTGGCGCTGCCCTTCACCGACGAGTCGACCCCGTCGGACGCCGAGCTGCGGATCGCGCAGGCCCAGCTCGTCGGCTGGCTGGAGGGCCTCTTCCACGGCATTCAGACCGCGTTGTTCGCCCAGCAGATGGCCGCGCGGGCGCAGCTCGAGCAGATGCGGCAGGGAGCCCTGCCTCCGGGGATGACGCCGGGACCGGAGTCGCAGACGGGCCACGGCCAGTACCTGTGA
- a CDS encoding cysteine desulfurase-like protein: MNTFSEGQGAPGRASTAVAVSAFDVARVRGLYPALGDGWIHFDPQAGAQIPGAVSSAVANAFRGFVSNPRGVYAAAAHTRSIVQAARLAVAELVGGKPEGVVLGPSREQLLNSLAESLSARLGLGSEIVLSRLDDEANQAPWLRVADRGGGRVRWVEADIETGEVPAWQFQELSGPATSVIAVSYASSTIGTVIDVAAAAAAAHRVGALLVVDATSAAPYELLDIERLGADVLIVSANRWGGPQVAAMIFRDPSMFGRLRGVNPDPTLTGPERFELGEHQYAMLAGLIASIDHLAGLDESAVGTRRDRLEQSMFGLRQYQQRLLFYLLNSLASAPQVAIIGRAERRVPTVSFTMPGVPAAKAAKRLADNGVCALSNVPSRYFAGLGVPEYGGAVTVGLAPYSTPYDVDQLVRALASLG; this comes from the coding sequence GTGAACACGTTCTCAGAAGGTCAGGGTGCACCCGGCCGGGCTTCGACTGCGGTTGCGGTTTCCGCATTCGATGTCGCCCGCGTCCGGGGGCTTTACCCTGCCCTGGGGGACGGGTGGATCCACTTCGATCCGCAGGCCGGTGCGCAGATCCCCGGGGCGGTCTCCTCGGCCGTGGCGAACGCCTTCCGCGGGTTCGTGAGCAACCCCCGTGGCGTCTATGCTGCAGCCGCACATACGCGGTCGATCGTGCAGGCAGCGCGGCTGGCCGTGGCGGAACTGGTGGGCGGCAAGCCCGAGGGAGTGGTGCTCGGGCCCAGCCGGGAGCAACTGCTCAACTCGCTCGCGGAATCGCTGAGCGCGCGCCTCGGGCTCGGCTCGGAGATCGTGCTCTCCCGCCTCGACGACGAGGCCAATCAGGCGCCGTGGCTGCGGGTCGCCGATCGCGGCGGGGGCCGCGTGCGGTGGGTCGAGGCGGACATCGAGACCGGTGAGGTGCCGGCTTGGCAGTTCCAGGAGCTCTCGGGGCCGGCGACGTCGGTCATCGCGGTCTCCTACGCCTCGTCCACGATCGGCACCGTCATCGACGTGGCCGCCGCCGCGGCGGCGGCGCACCGCGTGGGGGCGTTGCTCGTGGTGGACGCGACCAGCGCCGCGCCGTACGAGCTGCTCGACATCGAGCGTCTCGGTGCCGATGTGCTGATCGTCAGCGCGAACCGGTGGGGCGGCCCGCAGGTCGCCGCCATGATCTTCCGCGACCCGTCGATGTTCGGCCGGCTGCGCGGGGTCAACCCGGACCCCACGCTGACGGGACCGGAGCGATTCGAGCTCGGTGAGCACCAGTACGCGATGCTGGCCGGCCTCATCGCCTCGATCGATCACCTCGCGGGGCTCGACGAGTCCGCAGTCGGTACCCGCCGGGATCGGCTCGAGCAGTCCATGTTCGGACTGCGCCAGTACCAGCAGCGACTGCTGTTCTACTTGCTCAACTCGCTGGCCTCCGCGCCGCAGGTGGCGATCATCGGCCGCGCGGAGCGGCGCGTGCCCACCGTCTCGTTCACGATGCCGGGCGTGCCCGCCGCGAAGGCGGCCAAGCGGCTCGCCGACAACGGAGTGTGCGCCCTGTCCAACGTGCCCAGCCGCTACTTCGCCGGCCTGGGCGTGCCGGAGTACGGGGGCGCGGTCACCGTGGGCCTCGCGCCCTATTCGACTCCGTACGACGTGGACCAGCTCGTCCGCGCCCTCGCCTCCCTGGGTTAG
- a CDS encoding LysE family transporter, with protein MGPSALAAAFGAGIVAGLGAVLPLGAIGVMLLHEGASRGWRRAVPAAAGVGTADLLFAVLALAAGSVLSPLVSQWGRWPAAVGGVLLLVVAALMVRKAFRPAPAEADGAEPVGGASGWARFALFFGLTAVNPFPLLYFGAIAVGLGDGLHRPPVATVFAVGVGIASLGWNLVLIGLGAVLRSRSTARMQRMVTAIGGGIVAVFAVVVLVTAFV; from the coding sequence GTGGGACCGTCGGCGCTCGCCGCCGCTTTCGGTGCCGGAATCGTCGCGGGCCTCGGCGCGGTCCTCCCGCTCGGTGCGATCGGCGTGATGCTGCTGCACGAGGGCGCTTCCCGCGGGTGGCGCCGCGCGGTGCCCGCCGCGGCCGGGGTCGGCACCGCCGATCTCCTCTTCGCGGTCCTGGCCCTCGCCGCCGGATCCGTGCTCTCGCCGCTCGTCTCGCAGTGGGGGCGCTGGCCCGCCGCGGTGGGCGGCGTACTGCTGCTCGTCGTGGCGGCGCTCATGGTGCGCAAGGCCTTCCGGCCCGCTCCGGCGGAGGCCGACGGTGCCGAACCCGTCGGCGGGGCCTCGGGGTGGGCCCGTTTCGCGCTGTTCTTCGGGCTGACCGCGGTGAATCCGTTCCCGCTGCTGTACTTCGGCGCGATCGCCGTCGGCCTCGGCGACGGGCTGCATCGTCCCCCGGTGGCGACCGTCTTCGCCGTCGGGGTCGGCATCGCTTCGCTCGGATGGAATCTCGTGCTGATCGGGCTCGGCGCCGTCCTGCGGTCGCGGTCCACCGCGCGCATGCAGCGCATGGTCACCGCGATCGGCGGCGGGATCGTCGCGGTGTTCGCGGTCGTGGTGCTGGTGACGGCGTTCGTCTGA